One region of Strigops habroptila isolate Jane chromosome 11, bStrHab1.2.pri, whole genome shotgun sequence genomic DNA includes:
- the LOC115614837 gene encoding 2-epi-5-epi-valiolone synthase-like — MLVSNGMPAIVLQEPRQTDFQLVRVKSTWCRIKKGEALSGCKDKITLSEAKIGECISEGGISWTIEAPIYFCYKVVETYNILDPANTTLLWGHITDRQQLELATSGNKKLRRFIVIDEVVDKLYGSKVREYFEENDVQHKILALPTTEETKSMDLVLNILQEVQNFSIDRRTEPIIAIGGGVCLDIVGLAASLYRRRTPYIRVPTTLLSYVDASVGAKTGVNFLQCKNKLGGYTPPVASFLDRSFIQSIPRRHISNGLGEILKMALMKHEGLFDLLKSHGKYLLDTKFQSCSGCANHRDAALQTTRIAIETMLEELAPNLWEDDLDRLVDFGHLISPELEMRVLPALMHGEAVNIDMAFMTYVAHTRGLITTEEKEQIIRCMRGLELPVWHRGCSWPLIQTALMERLKHSGGQPRMPLPTGLGVAEIFNDTSEETLERAYKLWVRDCKTETEEKTAAL, encoded by the exons ATGCTGGTGTCCAATGGCATGCCAGCCATTGTGCTGCAGGAGCCTCGGCAGACAGACTTCCAACTGGTGCGAGTCAAGAGCACGTGGTGCCGTATCAAGAAAGGAGAAGCCCTTTCTGGCTGCAAGGACAAGATAACTCTCTCCGAAGCAAAAAT AGGTGAATGCATCTCCGAAGGTGGGATTTCCTGGACAATTGAAGCTCCCATCTATTTTTGCTACAAAGTGGTAGAAACATACAATATTCTGGATCCTGCTAACACTACTCTGCTCTGGGGTCACATTACTGACCGCCAGCAACTAGAGCTAGCCACTAGTGGCAATAAGAAGCTGAGGCGCTTTATTGTCATAGATGAAGTCGTTGACAAACTTTATGGCTCCAAAGTCAGAGAATACTTTGAAGAGAACGATGTTCAGCACAAAATCCTTGCCCTGCCTACCACTGAGGAAACAAAATCCATGGACCTGGTCTTGAACATCTTGCAAGAAGTCCAGAACTTCAGCATTGACAGGCGAACCGAGCCCATCATCGCCATTGGAGGAGGCGTCTGCCTGGACATCGTAGGACTAGCCGCATCGCTCTATAGAAGACGTACTCCATACATTCGGGTCCCAACCACTCTCCTCTCATATGTTGATGCCAGTGTGGGGGCAAAGACCGGGGTGAATTTTCTGCAGTGTAAGAACAAGCTCGGGGGCTACACACCCCCTGTAGCCAGTTTCTTGGATAGATCCTTCATCCAGAGCATTCCTCGGCGACACATCTCCAACGGCCTTGGTGAAATTTTAAAG ATGGCACTCATGAAACACGAAGGGCTGTTTGACCTGCTCAAGAGCCATGGAAAATACCTGCTGGACACCAAGTTCCAGTCCTGCAGTGGCTGTGCCAACCACAGGGATGCTGCACTGCAGACTACTAGGATTGCCATTGAAACCATGTTGGAAGAGCTGGCTCCCAACCTCTGGGAGGATGACCTGGACAGACTGGTTGATTTTGGTCACCTTATAAGCCCAGAGCTGGAAATG AGGGTTTTGCCAGCGCTGATGCACGGAGAAGCTGTGAACATCGACATGGCATTCATGACGTACGTTGCCCACACACGGGGGCTCATCACCActgaggagaaggagcagaTCATCCGATGCATGAGGGGCCTGGAGCTGCCTGTGtggcacaggggctgcagctgGCCCCTCATCCAGACAGCCCTCATGGAGCGCCTGAAACACAGTGGAGGACAGCCCCGGATGCCTCTCCCCACTGGCCTCGGTGTAGCAG AGATATTCAATGACACTAGTGAAGAGACCCTGGAAAGAGCATACAAGCTGTGGGTCAGGGACTGCAAGACGGAGACGGAAGAAAAAACAGCTGCTCTCTGA